One window of the Rhizorhabdus dicambivorans genome contains the following:
- the rpsA gene encoding 30S ribosomal protein S1: protein MATSANPTRDDFAALLNQTLGGENEGFEGRVVKGTVTAIENDMAVIDVGLKSEGRVALREFAPAPGQKADLKIGDEVEVYVDRVENVHGEAMLSRDRARREAAWDKLEAEFGQSTRVEGVIFGRVKGGFTVDLNGAVAFLPGSQVDIRPVRDVTPLMDIPQPFQILKMDRRRGNIVVSRRAVLEETRAEQRSGLIQSLAEGQVIEGVVKNITDYGAFVDLGGIDGLLHVTDLSYKRVGHPNEMINIGDVVKVQIIRINKDTQRISLGMKQLESDPWEGAAAKYPIGGKFTGRVTNITEYGAFVELEAGIEGLVHVSEMSWTKKNVHPGKIVSTSQEVEVVILEVDADKRRISLGLKQAITNPWEAFAEAHPVGSVVEGEVKNATEFGLFVGLDNDVDGMVHMSDIAWGVSGEEALALHHKGETVKAIVLDIDSEKERISLGIKQLERGGVAAATSDGSKLNKSAVVTVTVLAITDGGLEVQAGDDGAAGFIKRSDLGRDRDEQRPERFQVGQKFDAMVTGFDRSKKPTFSVKAMQIAEEKQAVAQYGSSDSGASLGDILGEALKARQNS, encoded by the coding sequence ATGGCCACTTCGGCAAACCCGACCCGCGACGATTTCGCGGCTCTCCTGAATCAGACCCTCGGCGGCGAGAATGAAGGCTTCGAAGGCCGCGTCGTCAAGGGCACCGTCACCGCCATCGAGAACGACATGGCCGTCATCGACGTCGGCCTGAAGTCCGAAGGCCGCGTGGCGCTGCGCGAATTCGCGCCTGCGCCCGGCCAGAAGGCCGATCTCAAGATCGGTGACGAGGTCGAAGTCTATGTCGACCGCGTCGAGAACGTCCATGGCGAAGCGATGCTCAGCCGCGACCGCGCCCGCCGCGAAGCCGCCTGGGACAAGCTGGAGGCCGAGTTCGGCCAGTCCACCCGCGTCGAGGGCGTCATCTTCGGCCGCGTCAAGGGCGGCTTCACCGTCGACCTCAACGGCGCCGTGGCCTTCCTGCCCGGCTCGCAGGTCGACATCCGCCCGGTCCGCGACGTCACCCCGCTGATGGACATCCCGCAGCCCTTCCAGATCCTCAAGATGGATCGCCGCCGCGGCAACATCGTCGTGTCGCGCCGCGCCGTCCTCGAAGAGACCCGCGCCGAGCAGCGTTCGGGCCTGATCCAGTCGCTCGCCGAGGGCCAGGTGATCGAGGGTGTCGTCAAGAACATCACCGATTACGGCGCCTTCGTCGATCTCGGCGGCATCGACGGCCTGCTGCACGTCACCGATCTGAGCTACAAGCGCGTCGGCCATCCGAACGAGATGATTAACATCGGCGATGTCGTGAAGGTGCAGATCATCCGCATCAACAAGGACACCCAGCGCATCTCGCTCGGCATGAAGCAGCTCGAGAGCGATCCGTGGGAGGGTGCGGCCGCCAAGTACCCGATCGGTGGCAAGTTCACCGGCCGCGTCACCAACATCACCGAATATGGCGCCTTCGTGGAGCTGGAAGCGGGGATCGAGGGCCTGGTCCACGTCTCCGAGATGAGCTGGACCAAGAAGAACGTCCATCCGGGCAAGATCGTCTCGACCAGCCAGGAAGTCGAAGTCGTCATCCTCGAGGTCGATGCCGACAAGCGCCGCATCTCGCTGGGCCTCAAGCAGGCGATCACCAATCCGTGGGAGGCCTTCGCCGAAGCGCACCCGGTCGGCTCGGTGGTCGAGGGCGAGGTCAAGAACGCGACCGAGTTCGGCCTGTTCGTCGGCCTCGACAACGATGTCGACGGCATGGTCCACATGTCCGACATCGCCTGGGGCGTGTCGGGTGAGGAAGCGCTGGCGCTCCACCACAAGGGTGAGACCGTCAAGGCGATCGTCCTCGACATCGACTCGGAGAAGGAGCGCATCTCGCTCGGCATCAAGCAGCTCGAGCGTGGCGGCGTCGCCGCAGCGACCTCGGACGGCTCGAAGCTCAACAAGAGCGCGGTCGTCACCGTCACCGTCCTCGCCATCACCGATGGCGGCCTCGAGGTGCAGGCGGGCGACGATGGCGCCGCCGGCTTCATCAAGCGCAGCGATCTCGGCCGCGACCGCGACGAGCAGCGTCCGGAGCGTTTCCAGGTCGGCCAGAAGTTCGACGCGATGGTGACCGGTTTCGACCGTTCCAAGAAGCCGACCTTCTCGGTCAAGGCGATGCAGATCGCCGAGGAGAAGCAGGCCGTCGCGCAGTACGGTTCGTCGGACTCGGGTGCGTCGCTCGGCGACATCCTGGGCGAGGCCCTCAAGGCGCGCCAGAACAGCTAA
- a CDS encoding (d)CMP kinase, with translation MIIAVDGPAASGKGTIAKALARHYGLPHLDTGLLYRAVGVSVMRAGGDPGDAEDALHGCAFDPALLADAVLKTESAGRAASLVSAHPQVREALLERQRAFAGQPGGAVLDGRDIGTVIAPQAEAKLFVTASSGIRAQRRFRELESMGGGVPFDAVMADILARDERDTARSAAPLRQAEDADLLDTSDLSIDAAVQRAIALVEARKADR, from the coding sequence ATGATCATTGCGGTCGATGGGCCTGCCGCGTCTGGCAAGGGCACGATCGCCAAGGCGCTTGCCCGCCATTATGGCCTGCCGCATCTCGACACCGGTCTGCTCTATCGCGCGGTCGGCGTCTCGGTGATGCGGGCGGGCGGCGATCCGGGCGATGCCGAGGACGCGCTCCACGGCTGCGCATTCGATCCGGCGCTGCTGGCCGATGCCGTGCTCAAGACCGAATCGGCCGGCAGGGCCGCCTCGCTCGTCTCTGCCCATCCCCAGGTGCGCGAGGCGCTGCTGGAGCGGCAGCGCGCCTTCGCCGGGCAGCCGGGCGGCGCGGTGCTCGACGGGCGCGACATCGGCACCGTCATCGCCCCCCAGGCCGAAGCCAAGCTGTTCGTCACCGCCAGCAGCGGCATCCGCGCACAGCGCCGCTTCCGCGAACTCGAATCGATGGGCGGGGGCGTGCCGTTCGATGCGGTGATGGCCGACATCCTGGCCCGCGACGAACGCGATACCGCTCGATCCGCCGCGCCGTTGCGGCAGGCCGAGGATGCCGACTTGCTCGATACCAGCGATCTGAGTATAGACGCGGCCGTCCAGCGGGCGATTGCGCTCGTGGAAGCCCGGAAGGCTGACCGCTAA
- the aroA gene encoding 3-phosphoshikimate 1-carboxyvinyltransferase, with the protein MHGPTPRPASFSAPGPLRGTIAVPGDKSISHRSLMLSALAVGESRVEGLLEGEDVLATAAAMRAMGATIERGADDVWRIHGVGVGGLLQPEVALDMGNSGTSTRLLMGLIASHAITATFIGDASLSKRPMNRVIEPLSLMGAEVTPSPGGRLPLMLRGLSPAVPIEYRLPVASAQVKSAVLLAGLNTPGITRVIEPIATRDHSERMLRGFGADLSVEQAGDGARIISIRGEAELRPQHIVVPGDPSSAAFPVVAALLVPGSEVTVTNVGLNPTRAALFDVLRMMGGDIEFTNRREVGGEPVADIVVRHSLLKGIETPVETVASMVDEYPVLFVAAALAEGRTVARGLEELRVKESDRIAVMAEGLRAIGARVEELEDGLIIDGTGGDPLAGGATIAARLDHRIAMSFAVAGLVAKAPVVIDDMSPVATSFPGFTALMTGLGAEAA; encoded by the coding sequence ATGCACGGCCCCACGCCCCGCCCCGCTTCCTTCTCCGCGCCCGGCCCGCTCCGGGGCACCATCGCCGTGCCCGGCGACAAGTCGATCTCGCACCGTTCGCTGATGCTGTCGGCGCTGGCGGTGGGCGAAAGCCGGGTGGAGGGACTGCTCGAGGGTGAGGATGTGCTCGCCACGGCGGCGGCGATGAGGGCGATGGGAGCGACGATCGAGCGCGGCGCCGACGATGTCTGGCGCATCCATGGCGTCGGCGTCGGCGGGCTGCTCCAGCCGGAGGTGGCGCTCGACATGGGCAATTCGGGCACCTCGACCCGGCTGCTGATGGGCCTGATCGCCTCCCATGCGATCACTGCCACCTTCATCGGCGATGCGTCGCTGTCGAAGCGGCCGATGAACCGGGTGATCGAGCCGCTGTCGCTGATGGGGGCGGAGGTGACGCCCAGCCCCGGCGGCCGCCTGCCGCTGATGCTGCGCGGCCTCTCGCCGGCCGTGCCAATCGAATATCGGCTTCCGGTCGCCTCCGCGCAGGTCAAGTCGGCGGTGCTGCTGGCCGGGCTCAACACGCCGGGCATCACCCGCGTGATCGAGCCGATCGCCACCCGCGACCATAGCGAGCGGATGCTCCGGGGCTTCGGCGCCGATCTGTCGGTCGAGCAGGCTGGGGACGGCGCCCGCATCATTTCGATTCGCGGCGAGGCCGAACTGCGGCCGCAGCATATCGTCGTTCCCGGCGATCCCTCCTCGGCGGCCTTCCCGGTGGTCGCGGCGCTGCTGGTGCCGGGGTCGGAGGTCACCGTCACCAATGTCGGGCTCAACCCCACCCGTGCCGCCCTGTTCGATGTGTTGCGGATGATGGGCGGCGACATCGAATTCACGAACAGGCGCGAGGTGGGCGGGGAGCCCGTCGCCGACATCGTCGTGCGCCACTCGCTGCTCAAGGGGATCGAGACGCCGGTCGAGACCGTCGCCTCGATGGTCGATGAATATCCGGTGCTGTTCGTCGCCGCCGCGCTGGCCGAGGGCCGCACCGTCGCGCGCGGCCTGGAGGAGCTGCGGGTCAAGGAGTCGGACCGGATCGCGGTGATGGCCGAGGGGCTGCGCGCGATCGGCGCGCGGGTCGAGGAACTGGAGGACGGCCTGATCATCGACGGCACGGGCGGTGATCCGCTGGCCGGTGGCGCCACGATCGCGGCACGGCTCGATCATCGCATCGCGATGAGCTTCGCGGTGGCCGGGCTGGTCGCGAAGGCGCCGGTGGTGATCGACGACATGAGCCCAGTCGCCACCAGCTTCCCGGGCTTCACCGCACTGATGACCGGCCTCGGCGCCGAGGCGGCATGA
- a CDS encoding TIGR02300 family protein, which translates to MVKPEWGTKRACPKCGTRFYDLEKDDPVTCIECGAAWEPDPILKSKQPLPFDAPKKEVPEKTVDSDLSDDDLDIDEDAEENPDDDVDLGGDDDIGLNTADDDDEN; encoded by the coding sequence GTGGTGAAACCGGAATGGGGCACCAAGCGGGCCTGCCCGAAGTGCGGCACCCGCTTTTATGATCTGGAAAAGGACGATCCCGTCACCTGCATCGAATGCGGTGCGGCGTGGGAACCCGATCCCATCCTGAAGTCGAAGCAGCCGCTGCCGTTCGACGCGCCCAAGAAGGAAGTGCCCGAGAAGACCGTCGACAGCGACCTGTCCGACGACGATCTGGACATTGACGAGGACGCCGAGGAGAATCCGGACGACGACGTCGATCTGGGCGGCGACGACGATATCGGCCTGAACACCGCCGACGACGACGACGAGAATTGA